GGGTCTATATCTTAACAACTGCATGACTGAAGATAAATCCAACTTACACTTGCACCAATCTAATTAGATTGAGATCCAAATTATACAGCACAGTTCACATATGAAACAATGTTAACTCAATATCTAAACATCACTGAACTTTTAATAAGACAAATAACATTGTAATATAGATATGTTATACATAAAGTGATGTGACTCAAACAAGCTGAGTAAACAAGAAAACCGTTGACATGAAATAATAAAATCAGAGGTCTAAGCACTGAACAAAATAAAACACCAACCTGAGGAGCATCACCAGCTGAACCAGCCTCATTATCGCTGCCAAAGCGATCAGCAGGATCAACACCACTATCATCAATAAAGTTATCGTCATCCACTGTTCTCATTCCCTCTTGGTCATCCTAATTCATCAAGGGAAAACCACAAATAAAGCATATGACAGCATTCCATTCCTAATGTGATGGTAAATATTACTAATTACTACTAATGCCATAGAACAGTTTCATACAGCTTCAtacaagataaaaaaaaaacaaggagtCCTAATATCCACaaacattaaaataattagaaacatACTTACTCCAAGATATAAAAACAAATTTAATTTACCCAAATTTAGTTGTTTTGGAATCATGCATATGAATAATTGATAAAGAATACATTCTCATGGTTCAAATATCAAACTGTTGAAATATAaagatcccattttctcctcttTTAAAAGTGTCTCTTCTCAGTTACCcttctctcctttcttttcttgttgctATGGAACATCCAAGCTAAAGAAGTACCAAGGTATAGGGATGATCTAAAATGCCGCGAAGAACTTGATGGGCAAAATTAGCTCGAAAAGGAGAACTTAAGATGTAAACAAGAACAATTGCAAAGCTGGAATTGTAAGGCCTGGATATTCTAACTGACTCAGATGCTGAATATATTAGAGAAAGATGAGCACTtctatgatgatgatgacaatAAGATCCTTTTTTCCAAAGGAATTTGGATGGTTGGACCAAAAAGAGATTCAAGCACAATTGGATGAGGAGTAGCCTTCCTGGTCGAACATAAAAGGAAAGTTGACTAATCTCGACGGATTGGCAAGCCCGCCGAGATTGTTCCAAACCTTGCTCCATCTCACATTAAACAAATTTTCAATAAATGATTTTGCTCATAGGGtctgaagaaaaaaataattgcaAAGTTAGTGGGTGGCTTGGGATTCATaagtttgaaaaggacaaaaataAAGAGGCAACCTTGAAGATGGATGAAAGTGACAATATTGGTTCTCAAGGACTCATCCTGATCTTGAAGTGCATTTGTAGGACTATTTTacagcaaattcattaaaagtTCCCTGGCCAATTTATGAATGTAATGCCTTGATTAGGTGTTCTAATGCAAGCTTTACTGCTCTCATCTCAAACGAGAGATCCAGAAATAACAGGAGCTCAAAATCTATCTGCTTATTCAATGGATTATCACCTGAAGATCCTACTTTTAATGATTAATAGATTTATCAGTAAACTGTTTTCAACAAATCAAAGAGCATCTATTGATGGTTTTTACCCTCATTCCTGCTAGACAGTGCATGAATGCATCAATGTCAAACCTTAAGCAAAGTGCATAAGAACATAACTTACGACAGTCTTCAGAGGTATTTTATAAGGAAAAAAATGTACTTCCacacataaaacaaaaaaaatataactaacAAAAAACAGTAACTAGATAAACGTAGAGATGCctaaaaatttggaaaaattTCAGTAATCAACTTAATCCCCGGCAGAGAATCAGGAAACTACTACATTTCCCCGCAGTTGCTAGCCAAAGAATTAATAAAGAATAGAGAAAATAAGAACACAAATTTCATTGGAGAAAGACAATTATCCAGACCTCGGAATCGGCCCCTGCTATGGTGTCCCACAACTCCTTCATCTCTGGATCACCAGCTTGATCGTTCGACCCGCCCTGGTAACCCTTCGATCCCGACTTGAACCCCTTCCCTGCCGACTGCTCGACCTCGGAAGAAGAggatttcctcttcttctccttcccaccGCTGCCACCCTTCCCCTCCTTCAAGGACAGgggtttcttcctcttcttctccaacgTCTCCTCCTCCCAGTCCTCCAAACCTGCCGCCGCAGGGCTCCATCCCCGATCCGGCGAGCTCTCCATGGCGCTCTTCTTCACCAGCCTCTTCCGCGGTTTGCCGTCCTTGCCCTCCACCGCGGAGTCCAGCACCGGCGTCGGCGATCGCTCCCGGCGCCAGTCGCCATCGTCGTCATCATCGATCGGAACCATCGGCTCCAGCGAGGGCTCCCGGTCGGACGGCATGTCGGGATCCATCAAGGGCTCTCCATTTTCATCCATATAACTGGTATGGATCAAATCAAAACCCTAAATCAGtacgagaagaagagagaaacaaACCCTAGCGAAGACAAAAGGGGAATAAGAGGAGATAGGGTTTCGATCGGAAAGTACGGATCGTTCTCGTAGCCCATGGCGGCGAGGAGATTGGGATCTTAGATCAGAGATGAAACCCTAGAACGTCTAGAAATCGAGAGATATAGAATCGTGTCGATCAAGAACGTGCTTCCAAGATTCGGGTCTCGCTGCAAGAGGAGGACGGAGATGAGCTATTTCCTCGCCCTTCTGGATTCACAAGGGAAATGAGCTGCATACCCGACTATATATAAAGTCCGCAGAGGGCCCGCCGACTTCGAGGAGGACGGAGAGGACTTCCTCGCCGTTGGATGGATATACAGGGGAAACGAGCTATATACCCGACTATATATAAAGTCCGCAGAGGGGCCGCCGACTTCGAGGAGGACGGAGAGGACTTCCTCGCCGTTGGATGGATATACAGGGGAAACGAGCTATATACCCGACTATATATAAAGTACGCAGAGGGCCCGCCGACTTCGAGGAGGACGGAGAGGACTTCCTCGCCGTTGGATGGATATACAGGGGAAACGAGCTATATACCCTACCATATATATAAAGTCCGCAGAAATGCCCGCCGACTTCGAGGACTGAGAGGACCTGGCAGGAGGACTTCCTCGGCCTTGGATATACAGGGGAAACGAGCTATATACCCTACCATATATATAAAGTCCGCGGAAAGCTCGCCGAACGCATGCAATTCCTGCTACTCTTCCTCTCAGTTGAAGAAACAATtggattttttaataatttagctGAATTTTTGTTCAGATTTTTCTATAAACCAACGTCAATCATCTTTGCTTCATTCATGGTTTTGGAAATGGGATCCAAATTTAAGAGAAAATGTGGTATAGCCGGTTTTTAATTTAAGAATGTTTTGATATATTAAAGGTGAGATTACAAGCAATTTTGAACAATTGGGTCCTTTTGAAAAGCAATTGGGAGCATTAGTATGTGAAGCTTGTTTTCAAGTGCAGGCTATAATTTGTGTGATCATGGATGGAACTTTTTTCAACAAGACATTCCCGTATCGATTTCAATCACAAAAATTGTGACTCAGAGTTTTCATATTTATGTTGTTAGCCAAATCACCTCCCAGTCTCATGCAAATGTATGGAGTTACAGGTTGTATATTAGAAATGCACAAAATTAACAGCGGACAATGTCAAGTTATTCCTAAATTTGATCGACATTTGTTCTGCAGACGGTCAAACACTAGTTAATAAACCATCActtacaaaaacaaaaaataaagtgAAGATGCCATCACCAACAAAAAATCATAGGTTTCTCCTATAGGGATTAGGGACAGAGATTTAAACTAGTTAAGCTAGGAATAGCTGGCACCCTTCACTCCGTAGAAATGACGATTAGAAAGTTAGATATAAATTAATTCTGCCCAGGACATGTTAGAGCCCAGCTACTTTCTTCCAGAAGATACTGAAAGTTGTTGTGCTCCATTttcttcaaagaaaaaatttatattcTTATTTGTTCATACAAACATGATTTGTTCAGACAGTATGCAGGTTGTTTTAGGACTGCACCCCATAACACAGTATTTTGCATGAAACATCTTGAATAATAAACCTAATCTATATCCAGGGAATCTTTTCAAGGCGCATGACTTTTTGTTAATTTGTTCactaatattatttaaaaagtATTGTAAGGACAACAAtataaagtaataattcaatatatatatatatatatatatataagagaaattgaggagaaagaagaacaagaaagcaTTCATGTCTATAATAGTCCCGAAGAATGTTTATAGGTCATCATAAATGTGAGGTACATAATACCAAGCCGAGAAACCCATGCAAGCACTCTCTAATATGTCAATCGCTAGCGCATCCAAGGCCTAGTGCCCAGCTCCGCTGGAGAGGCCGTcactaatttaaaaaaattacttaCGGAATCTTGTCTTTTTCTTGATGCCgagaatttttgacatgtggtcTTCTCTTATCTTTCCTAATGTTCAGAGTTGTTCTTGGTTTGAGAAAGGAGTAGCAGTCACTTCAAGATATTAGCGAGCATATGCATTTGTACTCTAAAACTGCTAAAGTAAAAAATTTAATAGaaaaatatccttctaaaaatcATTTGGGCTAGTATTGCCTATCAAATCTATAATTATAGCTCTTATTTTATTGGCCCATCGTACTCCTAACTATAAAGTTGTAGAGtcaaatcaatatatatatatatatatatatatatatatatataaagttatAACCTTACCTTTTATCGTTGTATCAAGACCTACTCTTATATTATGTTACactacattatattatattgtattatcttatattatattactatattacatTAGATTTCAACCATttccatatttttttaagtaGACTTATATAGAAAagatccaaattggagcttttcTCTAATAGACGCTTAACTTTTGGAGAAAAGTAGAAAGATATTTTAAATCTTTTACTAAatatctcaaaattattttttgtaaaACATCTTTATGCAAAAGCAAAAGAATCCAAGATACTGATAAGTAAGAGTCCAATTCCTCAAACCTCACTATCAGATATGCCCTGCAGTACCAAGAAGGCATAATAGTGCATGCAGTATCTTTGGTTTTTgttggtacaaatatatgccaGAAGCATTCATTCATCCTCCGTCCTGCCATTTTAGCTTTTTTTACCTAGATATCAAAGATAGTACTAAAGTGGTCTCCATTGTCACCTCTTGAGTTCTCCAAACCATAGTCACAAGGCTGGGGACAATCCCTTCGTCCTTGCGTGAAGTGCTGGTTTCTTCAAACACATCATATGGATCAAAACAGCCAATGATCATACATCACTGATGGCCATGTAAGCATGTCATATATAGTTCATGATGGTTTCAAAACGTGCAGTCTCGAGTTTCCTTTATACCAGGGAGGTTTATTCTGCCATAGAATGCCGAGAAAAACCCAACCAACCGAACTATGCTATCACAAATCCACACCGTTAGGAATTACTGATCATTTGATTTTGAAATCAACGACTGCCAGGCTGAAAAATAGTAAACTGTGCAGATAACAATACCGAGTCACTTGTTTTAGTAAAATTTGAAGTCTAATAGGTGTAGGATAATGCAAGAAACATGAAATGAAAGACTCCGGAAGCATTGCCAAAATTGGAGGAGTTAGTTCGTTCCCCTCCACAAGCTTACCAGAAGCTCCCATTTCATGTGGCAAAATTGGGTAGAAATAAAACGATGCCTCTACCCGTCAACAAACTCTAATAAACTCTCCACGGCATGGCCACAAGCAGCACATGTTTTCGGCACCGTCTTTAGGTCTGGTACACACCGGCGGCATGCAATACGATCTGCGCATGGTAAGCAGGTAACCGTTGCCTTGGCCCCTTGGCAAGCAAATTTGAATTGGCACGTGGAGACTCCAGCAGTTGGCCTTGCTCTGAGGCTTGAGGGAGTTGGCACCAAGCTGTGGTGGAGAGATGGACTTCTTCCACCCATTCTCTGCAGGTCGAGCAACTCACCAGGCAGCACATATTAGACCAGCTCACATGAGGATACATACATTACCTACCTACTTAGCTTAGCAAGCACTTCCGAGCACATCTCTAAGTTTGGGACAGAGAACTCAGTTTGCCTAGGATATTTGGGTACTCAAGGCGAAGTTCAAGCATTGGTCTGAACTCGAAGAATTCTCGCTAAAATCTCAATTTAGCAAGAGGAAATCTCTACCTACTTACCTGCAGAGGTGGGTAGTCTGGGTCTGATGGCGGATGCTTGCATAGGTTGATGCCAGGATGGGCGCAAGGCTCGAACCCACGCACAACAGCATTGCAAATCACACATGTTCTAGGGGTACGCGTCGCCATGCAAGCTTCACATGCCTTGTGAAGGCAGGGCACAAGCGCCAAGGAGCCTTCCCGGGATTGGCAGACAACACAGAAACCGCGTTCAAGCTGCATAAACATCGGTAAATCTACATGGTTGCCAGCAAATCTAGCCTAACTTCAAAGCTAAGAGGCTCTTTTAGGAAGAGATATCCTCACCAAACCATGGTCCCACTGTCTCTGAAAGTAAGTAGTGAAGGGTGTGTCACTGCTACCGGGGCTCAAATTTGGTAACTGAATTGGTGGTACCCGGCCACCCTTTGGTGGTATCCGAATCATATACTCTACATTGGATGAGCTCGTGTATCCTGGCCTTAGGAATCCTGGATCAAAGAGATCCCTCCCAGAAATGTTAGCACCTCTCTCATCAGAGCCTATACTGTCAATACAATCCTTCTCCAATGGCTGGCTTTCCATGAGCCAAGTCGCGTCCTCACTGAATTCAGAGATGGAAGGGGAATTTGGGAGCTCAGCTAAGTTCAGTGGCGGATGGTGAACTCTAGGGGACACCTGTGTATCTGTGACTAGGAGGGGCTGCTGCAGCTGGGCTGAAGGTGAGAGCAGCTCGTGGTGGGGCCGAGAGAAAGATGGGAGGAGAACCATGTGAGTCGCAGGGCCAGCGCCTACGGGCACCACCCTCATCCTGCAAATACCTGGGAGAGCACGCATGAAGTCGCTGAGCTTCAGGAAGCCAAGTGAGGCATGGTCGAGCTCCATCCCACAAGTTGCCCTGAAGTCCCCCTTCAGGGAGGATAGAGGATACCATTCTCCTTCCCCCAGACGCCTAGATGCCTCCTTGAGGAAAACTGGTAGCCACTTCCTGAACTTTGACAACCATGGAGGAAGGTTTTGATCAGACAGTTGGGCATCTGGCTTTGCCATTTGTTGATCAGTCGCTTCGTTTTTTGGCGAACTAGATGGTAGCCTCTCTTCCCACGATGCTGACTTTGTATTCCTCATATCATGGTCCTGAAGGAGCTGCAGTTGCAAAGAAGGGGTTTTGGAAGACTCTTTTGGTATGGTTGTTTTAGCAACAGCACCTTTGATCTCAACCTTCTTGCCAAAGATGGTGACAAAGTGGGTTTCTAATGCAGCTGCCACTGTTGCCTCTTGTCTGAAGGTGACGAAACCAAACCCTCTGGACTGCACCTGGTCACCTGCCTGCATGCCAATGACGACAGCCTCCTCTACAGGTCCGAACTCCGCAGCAAAgaattccttgagatagtcTGTTATATACCAAATAAATGCAAACAAATAAAGTTCACTGAATATGACACTATCTCATCGCAAATTTAAGTCTACTGAcaaggggaagaagaaagaaggcggATGAGCCCACCTGAGTCAACAGAGGGCGGGAGACCCCCTATGAAAACCTTCCGACGGAAGTCCTTTGGTAGCTGGTTGGAAAAGATAAAAAGATTACGAATGATTCCGGCAATCATGCAATTTTCTGTCTTCCACGCAGTTAGCCTACCTTGGTTACAAACTTAAAGGGAGCCTGCTTGAGTCCGTGCGAGCAGCACACGACTCCTTTAAGCTCACCCTCCCCATGGGCATAGTAGCATTTGGCACCTCTAACACACCCACCTTGAGATTCATGGTACCGGCAAATCCCTGTTTTCGGCTGAGAGTGACCGGAGCTTGGTCTGCTACACCATGAGCGTCTCAGACACCAAGAGTTCTAACATAAGTTAACAGACGACAATATTTACAGATATCCTATTTTAAACTTCCAAACTAAAATGTTTACCTTTCGGTGGCTGCAGCTTCATCCTTGACTTCTAATTCATACATCTCTTCATGCATCACAAATTCATCTGGAGAAAGAACATTTTCATTCGTGAGGCTGGAAGGTTTCCCTGatacaacaaaaaaataaaaatataaatggaGGTCAAAAATTCCCCTAGTGATTATCTTCCATTAGGTCCTGGTGTTACAAAAGGTAAAAATTGAAGGCTTACGGAATCCTCGACTGGTGGGGCTTAGAATGAAGTGCATGTCTCGTGACTTGGCCATGTCTATAGGTCTTTCCCTTCTGAGAAAAGGCAATGGAATGTTAGCAGATATTAACCTGAAAGAGTAGATTCCAAGTTCATATAAAAAGTAGTAAACCGAAGATTGAAGGCCTGGCTGTTGGCGCCAAAACGCAAGAGGAGCTGTGCGCAATCAATGAACCCGTTTCTCACAGCAAAAAATAGTGGTGTTTCTTTCGTCTCAGAGGCAAGATCTACGCATTCTGGAGCGTGAAGCAGTagtatcttgaagaagaaacaagcaTAGTAAGGTTTTTACATAAAAAGAGtctaaaaaaaatggaaaaacaaaACAGGGAGAGGTAACGGAAATGACAAAGGTAGAAAGGAGTACCTGAAGTGCCTGGTAATTGCCCTTAGCAGCGGCAACATGAACCGGTGTCAGTCCTAATTTGTTCCGGTGTGATACTCTGGCACCGTGCTTCAGCAGGAGCCATAAAATCCTGGGACATGGTAAGCACTGGCATTAGCTATCAAACAGTTCAAAACATAATCAATTGTATGGTATCATAGATGAACAAGCAGCAGATAGCTGACCTTGGATCCTGCGAACTAGAACCAACTCTGAGGCACCAGTGAAGCGAGGAATTCCCGTCGAGATCAGTTTCATTCATGTCTGGATTCTCCTCGAGGAGCAGATTGATAACGGCCTCATCTCCGGCCTGCGATAGAAACGGGAAGGGCTATCAGTTTTTCTGCAGCGACTTGCAGAGATCGAGTTGTTAAGCGGATCCATACAAGCCCAATTACCGGTACATGCGGATCAGAAGTAAGCACTTCCTAACAAGATAAACGGAAACTGTGAAAAAAATCATTCTGTGCAAAATCAAGCACTGAACCCTCGCCCGAAGTTCAGTGAGAACGATCAAAGAAAGTCTAGGATTGGTCAACACTTGGCGAGTTAAAGGACCATCAAAGGTTTGCCTCCACTGGACCTGTCCATCTAATAATTTCTCCCTGTTTGTGCCCCGAGGGAAGGTCAATCTTACAATAACAACATTGTCAACGAACTCTCTACTGGACGACCGGGGTTGACCTGAACCGCGAGCCGTGACCGGTACACTCGGACGGCTCATCTAAAAAGGACAAGGGACCGCAGCCTCCGGATACAACGTACGGACGTGTAAGTGAATGCCTTTTTATGGGACCGGCCTACTAAGTAACATGGAACTCTGATCCAGAAACAAACAgacaaaaaaattctaaaacggGTGCACAATTTAATACCTGGCACGCACGAAGCAGTGGCGCCACGGCTTTTTTGTCGCTTGGACTGCCCCGATGAGCGTCGCCGAACACGTGAAGAAGCTCGATCTCCCGGAGCAAAGCCTTTCGCTTCTCGCGACAGCTCTGAGTGGACTCCCAACCATCCACGAGCCGGTTCCCACCGAGTTGTCTCCCCGAACTCGCCGCTTTCGTCGTCTCCCCCAGCGTTAAAGCCTCTCCTAACACCGAATCGTAGACCGTCCTATAGCTCCTCCCGCTAAAACCACCTTCCCCGCGTACCGTCACCGGCGCGGTAAATTTATCCGCGGCAACAAGAAGCAGCACCGCCAGCGCCGTGACTCGTCCCGCCATGGCATTCGCATACGCTATTTCAGCAACTTCCCTAGTTCTCTCAGCCAGCAACCTGATGGCTGTGAAATCCTGCAATAGAACTCGTTAGAGCAGAAAATGCCTCAAATAAGCTCCTGGAAGTCTTTATTCGTTAAAAGCAAACCCTTTCTCTCAGAAGAGTCAGCAGCTCTTCGACTGAATCGCACGGGGACCAATCGACCTGCATCCTAAGGGAGTGCAGAGCGGAGAGGCGCAAAAGAGAAATCGATTACAAGAGATGgaggaaagaaattggaaaAATACCTGGAATTCTTGGGATCTACTTGGGTCTTGGAAAAGATAGCGAAAACGAAACGACAGGAGATACCGATCTACCTTTTGCTGGACAAGGCGATCTCGAGGGCGAGACAGGAGCTCCCGTCCTTGGATCTGAGATCCGTCCTCGCGTTCTGTCGGAGGAGCAGCTCGATGCACTTGGCAGAGTGCATCTCCGCCGCGTTCTGGAGGGGAGTCCGCCCGAATCCATCCATTTCGTTGATATTGACAGCCGTTCCGGTGTCCCCTTCGATGAGGACTCGAGCGCATTCCACCGAGTCGAGCTTGCAAGCCAGATGAAGGAGTCTGGCAGCATAGCTAGGGTTCAGGGTTTCTTCATCTCTGGCGTTGTCGTCGTTCGGATCGGCTTTAGTCAAGGCCTTGTCAAAGATGGTCTTGGCCAGAAAGACGAACTCAACACCGTCGTCGTTCCAGATGGCCTCGGCGAGACCCCTTTCATCGGTGCTCATCTCATCGGTTTCCtcgtcctccatctctcgaagCTCGTCTTCGTCGAAGAGGAAAGCGCCGGTTTCGCCTCTGGTGTAGGTGAAAGGAGCCAGGTCCTTAGACGGATTGACGGCATCCATCTTGTTTGGATTCATGTCGTTCAGCTTGAAGCGGACGATCTGTGGAATAAGAAAAAGAGACAAAGATTTTTAACAACAATAACTCCGATCCATCCCAAGGCACCAAGGATCTGGAATATGATATTCGTAGATTTCTATTTCCGATGGAAAGATTAGTGAATGAAGCACGAATCGAGGTAGGAAACCCTAGATTTCTACagaactctcagaggaatgccaAGAAAAAGAACATAGCGGAGTGATTAATCGAGATTGGTAGCAGAAATAAGAAACTATCAAGATCGGCCTTGGAATCGGGAGATCGCCATACCTCCTCCATCGAAGAAACCCTAAGCCCGAGCAGAACCTCGCACGATCTCTACGCCGATGGTGCTCCGATCGGAGATCCAGCGATCCAAGGTGGGAAGAACAAGCCCAAAAATCTCGGAATCTGAGCTTCTTGCATGGGAAACATACGGAGAGGAAAACGAGCTTGTTGGAAGAAGGGAGTGAGGTCCcttgaaacaggggagagagggggaggcagGGAACGCAAGACGACCAGAGACGGAACCAGGCGCGCGCCCCTCCTATTTATAGAGCTCGGATTTGAATCGTGTCGGTGGCTTCCGTGGCAAGCCACCTCGGTCCGAGATTCACTAGCAGGTCTCGTACGACACAGCTTTTGTAGCTGACGTGTTAATTTTTCATTGGCCAGGCTTGGTGGGACCTACAGGATTAAGCTGCTGTCCGCCTGCGGACCCCTCGAGTTCGTCTTTGACAACGTTGACAAGGGACCCACTGTTTCGGATCTTCCGGGGTGTGGCTGCAGTCTCCAAGCCACCGCTCTTGGTTTCTTGTTGGAAGAAGATAGGACCACATacacttagggctcgtttggttcgcgggaagtatttttcctcctagaaatatgattcctggaaatcatattcctaggaagaggatacctaggaaagtatttttagcatgtttggttaaccatgggaaagtgacaaatttccaaagtgcttatgtttggttgaccatccactttcctaagaaagttatgtataattcctattatgcccttaataaaaattagttctttaatgcctctttaatgcttctttaatgttgaagggtctttttggaaaaaaataaaaaaggagtgattcccacctcatgggaaagtaactttcccatgtttctcatgggaaagactttcccatgaaatgtgggaatcatattcccatgggaatataactttcccatctctctcctttgaaaactccaaccaaacaagaggcatttcattactttcccgttgaccacactttcccccctccttttcctgcgaaccaaacgagcccttacagTCTGCAGTGAATCCACTCGAGCGGTGAGACTTTGAGATACCCCTTCGGCCCATGATTAGTTTCTCATACACACTCGTGCAGTTTTTCGCGCATCATTTGATTGAATATAAAGACTTTGGGCTGTGAGTCCGGCAGAGAAAAATTGGGCATTGGGGTGCGGCCAGGTTTATAATCGAATCCTACTTGAGAGAGATCCGGTATCCCTCGACGAGAGATTTATGTAACTAATAAAGATGGTGACATACAATGGGCTTAGACCTAGTATCACTTGCTATAAACT
The Phoenix dactylifera cultivar Barhee BC4 chromosome 3, palm_55x_up_171113_PBpolish2nd_filt_p, whole genome shotgun sequence DNA segment above includes these coding regions:
- the LOC103704167 gene encoding uncharacterized protein LOC103704167 isoform X2, with product MEEIVRFKLNDMNPNKMDAVNPSKDLAPFTYTRGETGAFLFDEDELREMEDEETDEMSTDERGLAEAIWNDDGVEFVFLAKTIFDKALTKADPNDDNARDEETLNPSYAARLLHLACKLDSVECARVLIEGDTGTAVNINEMDGFGRTPLQNAAEMHSAKCIELLLRQNARTDLRSKDGSSCLALEIALSSKRMQVDWSPCDSVEELLTLLRERDFTAIRLLAERTREVAEIAYANAMAGRVTALAVLLLVAADKFTAPVTVRGEGGFSGRSYRTVYDSVLGEALTLGETTKAASSGRQLGGNRLVDGWESTQSCREKRKALLREIELLHVFGDAHRGSPSDKKAVAPLLRACQAGDEAVINLLLEENPDMNETDLDGNSSLHWCLRVGSSSQDPRILWLLLKHGARVSHRNKLGLTPVHVAAAKGNYQALQILLLHAPECVDLASETKETPLFFAVRNGFIDCAQLLLRFGANSQAFNLRRERPIDMAKSRDMHFILSPTSRGFRKPSSLTNENVLSPDEFVMHEEMYELEVKDEAAATESRPSSGHSQPKTGICRYHESQGGCVRGAKCYYAHGEGELKGVVCCSHGLKQAPFKFVTKLPKDFRRKVFIGGLPPSVDSDYLKEFFAAEFGPVEEAVVIGMQAGDQVQSRGFGFVTFRQEATVAAALETHFVTIFGKKVEIKGAVAKTTIPKESSKTPSLQLQLLQDHDMRNTKSASWEERLPSSSPKNEATDQQMAKPDAQLSDQNLPPWLSKFRKWLPVFLKEASRRLGEGEWYPLSSLKGDFRATCGMELDHASLGFLKLSDFMRALPGICRMRVVPVGAGPATHMVLLPSFSRPHHELLSPSAQLQQPLLVTDTQVSPRVHHPPLNLAELPNSPSISEFSEDATWLMESQPLEKDCIDSIGSDERGANISGRDLFDPGFLRPGYTSSSNVEYMIRIPPKGGRVPPIQLPNLSPGSSDTPFTTYFQRQWDHGLLERGFCVVCQSREGSLALVPCLHKACEACMATRTPRTCVICNAVVRGFEPCAHPGINLCKHPPSDPDYPPLQRMGGRSPSLHHSLVPTPSSLRARPTAGVSTCQFKFACQGAKATVTCLPCADRIACRRCVPDLKTVPKTCAACGHAVESLLEFVDG
- the LOC103704167 gene encoding uncharacterized protein LOC103704167 isoform X1; this encodes MQVDWSPCDSVEELLTLLRERDFTAIRLLAERTREVAEIAYANAMAGRVTALAVLLLVAADKFTAPVTVRGEGGFSGRSYRTVYDSVLGEALTLGETTKAASSGRQLGGNRLVDGWESTQSCREKRKALLREIELLHVFGDAHRGSPSDKKAVAPLLRACQAGDEAVINLLLEENPDMNETDLDGNSSLHWCLRVGSSSQDPRILWLLLKHGARVSHRNKLGLTPVHVAAAKGNYQALQILLLHAPECVDLASETKETPLFFAVRNGFIDCAQLLLRFGANSQAFNLRRERPIDMAKSRDMHFILSPTSRGFRKPSSLTNENVLSPDEFVMHEEMYELEVKDEAAATERPSSGHSQPKTGICRYHESQGGCVRGAKCYYAHGEGELKGVVCCSHGLKQAPFKFVTKLPKDFRRKVFIGGLPPSVDSDYLKEFFAAEFGPVEEAVVIGMQAGDQVQSRGFGFVTFRQEATVAAALETHFVTIFGKKVEIKGAVAKTTIPKESSKTPSLQLQLLQDHDMRNTKSASWEERLPSSSPKNEATDQQMAKPDAQLSDQNLPPWLSKFRKWLPVFLKEASRRLGEGEWYPLSSLKGDFRATCGMELDHASLGFLKLSDFMRALPGICRMRVVPVGAGPATHMVLLPSFSRPHHELLSPSAQLQQPLLVTDTQVSPRVHHPPLNLAELPNSPSISEFSEDATWLMESQPLEKDCIDSIGSDERGANISGRDLFDPGFLRPGYTSSSNVEYMIRIPPKGGRVPPIQLPNLSPGSSDTPFTTYFQRQWDHGLLERGFCVVCQSREGSLALVPCLHKACEACMATRTPRTCVICNAVVRGFEPCAHPGINLCKHPPSDPDYPPLQRMGGRSPSLHHSLVPTPSSLRARPTAGVSTCQFKFACQGAKATVTCLPCADRIACRRCVPDLKTVPKTCAACGHAVESLLEFVDG